One part of the Actinotignum schaalii genome encodes these proteins:
- a CDS encoding ATP-dependent DNA helicase gives MDRIVEQLDASQEAAVSAALARSAGGLAPGTLSIIGAPGSGKTTVLAHIARAALQEGNIAVITQDRRAAARLQHLLTLAAGVRPENLEVRTLSAFAYAIVQRYAQALGREKPELISGPDEDRIVREILSDEYSGIHFPDFVTEDVRDLPGLRQELRNLITRARELGLDAGQLEAWSENGSVPELQAQMWRLAGALMRRYDEVRTLGDALAGSAASPDRLDHSQLVGAATHMLSEWEEHLAAAGRTVPVPRPRWAMVLVDDAQNAPRSMLPLLRVMRDQGTRIIVVGDPDSAVQGFRGGVHSLPGDLAYPAPRGLDADLVYLNVRHRGGPALISQAQRIEQALPVGGGVHAHRAAGPALSDHGSGSTSGNGDGTRVNAEAACSRISDQLFGGPTDPWNDALRGASFAHMEEEIAYVASYLEEMHLRTGAPYAQMAVFTRARSEHGRIRDALVRRGIPVAPLASDEPLHREPAVAALFDLIRAAFTSGSHAFATPEGVDIPALLASPIIGMDPLEIKRVGRWLRAQALLSGQRGSEAELLTGAVLGGGGPTAAELEPLRALLARIRDAGEACAMQAEEVLWAAWEGAGKSEEWQQLALGHGPDADRANRNLDAVISLFRVAQRMADRDPAVTVDTLLEEVSSQELPEDSIARGGAEADSVSLLTPAGAQGCEWDHIVLMRVVDGVWPNPRPRDALTGTGLLSELVTGRFAGRASSGTGVGAGTAIGASDSASAGTAASGGGSGGAGTAATAGSAASAGSAVYRDSTSAVIADELRQLHFAVTRSRCSLLVTTTDSMGDTPSRFFPLLGFDISENSAGTSTSVGVGAGAGVGADVGAGTGALRSGPNLPRTVRSLSDPRWGMTLPLGHRPLVAQPIPPALLSGEETVGVLRRALRAGGESSDFARAALEKMRSAGFSAADPHTWMDELATSTEAAVPGPVYVSPSAVESLLACPLDGFCSAVGLRSEEGTESASIGTLVHRIAEEFAEEPNQEQMHARLVELWPEKLSENPSHYDKLLFDQASDMVDNLYIYLDSHREDTLLGVEHRISRELPGTPPVRVSGSIDRLVNRGEGARVIDLKTGKYKPTEAQAEDHAQLQVYQWALSEKHTAAGAELVYVHPHNFLKKQHSPSVLTQAPLDEESAARAEDRVRSAAQIAVSGFVPVSPSLEEANDRVQSISPLTQEGRIFS, from the coding sequence GTGGACAGGATCGTCGAACAACTCGATGCCTCACAAGAGGCAGCGGTCAGCGCGGCTCTGGCACGGTCCGCGGGCGGATTAGCCCCGGGCACGCTGAGCATTATTGGCGCGCCCGGAAGTGGGAAAACCACTGTCCTCGCCCATATCGCTCGCGCGGCTCTCCAGGAAGGAAATATTGCGGTTATCACCCAAGATCGGCGGGCCGCAGCACGTCTCCAACACCTGCTCACCTTGGCGGCCGGGGTGCGGCCCGAAAATCTGGAGGTTCGCACTCTTTCTGCTTTCGCCTACGCCATTGTGCAGCGCTATGCCCAAGCGCTGGGGCGGGAAAAACCCGAGTTGATCTCCGGTCCTGATGAGGATCGCATCGTGCGTGAGATTCTCAGTGATGAATACTCAGGAATTCATTTCCCCGATTTTGTTACCGAGGATGTACGTGATCTTCCCGGATTACGCCAAGAGCTGCGTAACCTTATCACTCGCGCTCGCGAACTCGGTCTGGATGCCGGTCAGCTGGAAGCCTGGTCTGAAAACGGGAGCGTGCCTGAACTTCAAGCGCAGATGTGGCGCCTGGCCGGCGCGCTTATGCGCCGGTACGATGAGGTGCGCACCTTGGGGGATGCGCTGGCAGGTTCGGCCGCCAGCCCGGATCGTCTTGATCACAGCCAGCTCGTCGGTGCGGCTACCCATATGCTCTCGGAGTGGGAAGAACACCTGGCGGCAGCAGGCCGCACGGTCCCGGTGCCGCGCCCGCGCTGGGCAATGGTTCTTGTTGATGATGCCCAGAATGCCCCGCGTTCCATGCTTCCCCTCTTGCGGGTGATGCGTGACCAGGGAACCCGGATCATCGTGGTCGGTGATCCCGATAGCGCGGTCCAGGGCTTCCGCGGCGGGGTGCATTCCCTTCCGGGCGATCTTGCTTATCCCGCTCCGCGCGGCTTGGATGCTGATCTTGTTTACCTCAACGTTCGGCACCGCGGCGGTCCCGCCCTTATTAGCCAAGCCCAACGCATTGAACAAGCCCTCCCGGTGGGTGGGGGCGTGCACGCCCACCGCGCTGCCGGGCCGGCGCTCTCGGATCATGGCAGCGGTAGCACCAGTGGCAATGGTGACGGTACCAGGGTGAATGCAGAGGCGGCATGTTCGCGGATATCCGATCAACTTTTCGGCGGGCCAACCGATCCGTGGAATGATGCACTGCGCGGAGCCAGCTTCGCTCATATGGAAGAAGAAATCGCTTACGTGGCTTCCTACCTGGAAGAAATGCACCTGCGCACCGGTGCCCCCTACGCGCAGATGGCGGTATTTACCCGCGCGCGCAGTGAACACGGGCGGATCCGCGATGCACTCGTGCGGCGCGGCATACCGGTAGCACCTCTGGCTAGCGATGAACCCCTGCATCGCGAACCGGCAGTCGCCGCACTCTTTGACCTCATCCGCGCTGCCTTCACCAGCGGCTCGCACGCCTTCGCCACCCCTGAAGGCGTTGATATCCCGGCATTACTCGCCTCACCCATCATCGGCATGGATCCCCTCGAAATCAAAAGGGTAGGCCGGTGGCTGCGCGCCCAAGCTCTCCTCTCCGGGCAGCGTGGCAGTGAAGCGGAGCTTCTCACCGGGGCAGTCCTCGGAGGCGGTGGGCCCACCGCAGCTGAACTCGAACCCCTGCGCGCTCTACTTGCCCGTATTCGGGACGCGGGGGAGGCCTGCGCCATGCAAGCGGAAGAAGTGCTGTGGGCCGCGTGGGAGGGAGCTGGAAAATCCGAAGAATGGCAACAACTAGCCCTCGGGCACGGCCCGGATGCGGATCGGGCCAACCGGAATCTTGATGCGGTTATTTCCCTCTTCCGGGTGGCGCAACGCATGGCTGATCGCGACCCGGCTGTCACGGTGGATACTCTTCTGGAAGAAGTGAGTTCTCAAGAACTCCCCGAAGATTCCATCGCTCGGGGCGGGGCGGAAGCCGATAGCGTTTCCCTCCTCACTCCCGCGGGTGCCCAAGGGTGCGAATGGGATCATATTGTCCTCATGCGCGTGGTGGATGGCGTATGGCCTAATCCGCGCCCGCGTGATGCCCTCACGGGTACCGGACTTCTCAGCGAACTTGTGACCGGAAGGTTCGCCGGTAGGGCAAGTTCGGGCACCGGGGTTGGTGCAGGCACTGCGATTGGTGCAAGCGATTCGGCTAGTGCAGGAACCGCAGCTAGCGGAGGCGGTTCGGGTGGTGCAGGAACCGCGGCTACCGCAGGCAGTGCGGCTAGCGCAGGCAGTGCGGTCTATCGTGATTCCACGTCTGCGGTCATCGCTGATGAACTACGCCAATTACATTTCGCGGTCACGCGCTCCCGGTGCAGTCTCCTCGTGACTACCACGGACAGTATGGGGGATACTCCCTCGCGCTTCTTCCCCCTGCTCGGTTTTGATATCTCGGAAAATTCAGCCGGAACAAGTACTAGCGTGGGCGTGGGTGCAGGTGCAGGCGTAGGTGCAGACGTAGGTGCAGGAACGGGAGCCTTGAGGAGCGGTCCCAATCTCCCACGCACCGTGCGCTCACTGAGCGATCCACGCTGGGGTATGACCCTTCCCCTCGGGCACCGGCCCCTCGTTGCCCAACCGATTCCGCCCGCGCTCCTCAGCGGTGAGGAAACCGTTGGGGTACTGCGCCGGGCACTGCGCGCCGGGGGAGAATCCAGCGATTTCGCACGGGCCGCGTTGGAGAAAATGCGCAGCGCCGGATTTAGCGCGGCGGATCCGCACACCTGGATGGATGAACTCGCCACCTCAACCGAAGCAGCGGTACCCGGCCCGGTCTACGTGAGCCCTTCAGCGGTGGAATCCCTCCTTGCCTGCCCGCTTGACGGATTCTGTTCCGCGGTGGGCCTGCGCTCGGAAGAAGGCACCGAAAGCGCCTCCATCGGAACCCTAGTTCATCGCATCGCGGAAGAATTCGCCGAAGAACCCAACCAGGAGCAGATGCACGCCCGCCTGGTAGAACTCTGGCCTGAAAAACTATCCGAGAATCCCTCCCATTACGACAAACTCCTCTTCGACCAAGCCAGTGACATGGTCGATAACCTCTATATCTATCTTGATTCCCACCGGGAGGACACCTTGCTAGGCGTGGAACACCGGATTAGCCGCGAGCTACCCGGAACCCCGCCCGTACGGGTATCCGGCTCCATCGACCGCCTGGTTAACCGCGGGGAAGGAGCCCGGGTCATTGACTTGAAAACCGGAAAATATAAGCCCACCGAGGCACAGGCGGAGGACCACGCCCAGCTCCAGGTCTACCAGTGGGCCCTCAGTGAAAAACACACGGCTGCCGGTGCGGAACTCGTGTACGTCCACCCGCACAATTTCTTGAAGAAACAGCACAGCCCCTCCGTCCTCACCCAAGCACCTCTTGATGAGGAGAGCGCCGCTCGTGCGGAAGACCGCGTGCGCAGCGCCGCCCAGATCGCGGTGAGCGGCTTCGTACCGGTCTCTCCCAGTTTGGAAGAAGCCAATGACCGGGTTCAATCCATTAGTCCCCTCACACAAGAAGGACGGATCTTCTCATGA
- a CDS encoding DUF3107 domain-containing protein translates to MEIVIGFRETTRDLILETDASVEELRALVDASLSGEGKPLRITAKKNREVTIPADAIAFVEIREQDTRRVGFGL, encoded by the coding sequence ATGGAAATCGTTATTGGTTTTCGTGAAACTACCCGTGATCTGATTTTGGAAACGGATGCCTCGGTTGAGGAATTGCGCGCGCTTGTCGATGCCAGCCTGAGTGGAGAAGGCAAGCCCCTGCGTATCACCGCGAAGAAGAATCGTGAGGTAACCATTCCCGCTGATGCTATTGCTTTCGTGGAAATCCGCGAACAGGATACCCGCCGGGTTGGCTTCGGTCTCTAG
- a CDS encoding DEAD/DEAH box helicase, giving the protein MASGVIDSSRAHEPTDTSPAADITGTGEGLETKSFADFGVSEPIVRALEEHGITHPFPIQALTLPVALTGHDIIGQAKTGTGKTLGFGIPLLEVSIGPGEEGWENIPPADQGKPQALVVLPTRELAKQVALELRNAAAHRTLRIVDIYGGRAYEPQQEALAKGVEIVVGTPGRIIDLMKHGTLVLSRVRTVVLDEADEMLDLGFLDDVEKILSAVPPTRHTMLFSATMPGPVITMARRYMTKPTHIRAHTPGDDSATVKNIRQVAYRVHALNKDEVVARILQARGRDRSIIFCRTKRNAARLADTLRERGFAVGSLHGDLGQGAREQTLRAFRKGKIDVLVATDVAARGIDVDDVTHVINYQCPEDEKIYIHRIGRTGRAGNKGTAVTFVDWEDMPRWSLISKQLNLGMADPVETYHTSDHLYTDLDIPTDAGSTLPESQRVLAGLDAEEIEDLGETGHSRGGRRNSQRRPARQGGRRGPRERGSERRSSSTRGSRRATSTATTTEGQRSGSGRRRTEEKEQRSTSGRTRRKLGTPRTRVETPAVSEQAGTQRRRRKLSRKLD; this is encoded by the coding sequence ATGGCTTCCGGAGTGATTGATTCCTCCCGCGCTCATGAACCCACCGACACCTCCCCCGCCGCCGATATCACCGGCACGGGTGAAGGCCTCGAAACCAAGTCTTTCGCAGATTTCGGCGTTTCCGAACCTATCGTTCGTGCCCTGGAAGAGCACGGCATTACCCACCCCTTCCCGATCCAGGCCCTCACCCTTCCCGTCGCCCTGACCGGCCACGACATTATCGGGCAGGCAAAAACAGGCACCGGGAAAACTCTCGGTTTCGGTATCCCGCTCCTCGAAGTCTCGATAGGCCCGGGAGAAGAAGGCTGGGAGAATATCCCGCCGGCAGATCAGGGTAAGCCCCAGGCACTCGTCGTGCTTCCTACCCGTGAGCTGGCCAAACAGGTCGCTTTGGAGCTGCGTAACGCCGCCGCCCACCGCACCTTGCGTATCGTCGATATTTACGGCGGACGCGCCTATGAACCCCAGCAAGAAGCCCTGGCTAAGGGCGTTGAAATCGTGGTGGGTACCCCGGGCCGCATCATTGACCTCATGAAACACGGCACCCTCGTGCTCAGCCGGGTGCGCACCGTGGTCCTCGACGAGGCCGATGAAATGCTCGACCTCGGTTTTTTGGACGACGTCGAAAAAATCCTCTCTGCCGTTCCACCTACCCGTCACACCATGCTCTTCTCGGCAACCATGCCCGGTCCCGTCATCACCATGGCGCGCCGCTACATGACGAAACCGACGCATATTCGCGCCCATACTCCCGGTGATGACAGCGCCACCGTGAAAAATATTCGCCAGGTTGCCTACCGCGTCCACGCCCTGAATAAAGACGAAGTGGTTGCGCGTATCCTCCAGGCCCGCGGCCGGGATCGCTCCATTATTTTCTGCCGCACCAAGCGCAATGCGGCCCGCTTGGCCGATACTTTGCGCGAACGCGGATTCGCGGTGGGATCCCTGCATGGGGATCTGGGCCAGGGAGCCCGAGAACAAACCCTGCGGGCCTTCCGCAAAGGCAAGATTGACGTGCTTGTTGCAACCGATGTTGCCGCCCGCGGTATTGACGTGGACGATGTTACCCACGTCATCAACTACCAGTGCCCCGAAGATGAGAAGATCTACATCCATCGTATCGGGCGCACCGGCCGCGCCGGGAATAAGGGCACCGCGGTCACCTTCGTGGACTGGGAAGATATGCCCCGCTGGTCGCTTATCAGCAAGCAGCTCAACCTCGGAATGGCCGATCCGGTAGAGACTTACCACACTTCAGATCACCTCTACACCGATCTTGATATTCCCACCGATGCTGGCTCTACTCTCCCCGAATCCCAGCGGGTGCTGGCCGGTCTGGATGCTGAAGAGATCGAGGACCTGGGCGAAACCGGCCATTCGAGGGGCGGGCGCAGGAATTCTCAGCGTCGTCCGGCCCGCCAGGGCGGGCGCCGCGGCCCGCGCGAACGCGGGAGCGAGCGGCGTTCTTCTTCCACTCGTGGATCGCGCCGTGCCACATCCACGGCCACAACGACGGAGGGGCAGCGCTCGGGAAGCGGGCGTCGTCGTACTGAAGAAAAAGAGCAGCGCAGCACGTCCGGGCGCACCCGCCGCAAGCTCGGCACCCCTCGCACGCGGGTCGAAACTCCCGCGGTTAGCGAGCAGGCAGGAACGCAGCGGCGTCGTCGTAAACTCTCTCGCAAACTGGACTAA
- a CDS encoding MarC family protein produces MAVFDVTIFLSTFMTLFVIADPLGNLPVFIALTARNTNKERNRAAWQSVLTSAIVLAIFAVFGKYILDLLGITTAAMQISGGILLLLVALQLMQDESNPQEEEAKASSVNIALVPMGIPLLAGPGAIVAIMIKVEESGDTLGGILAIIAAFILLHIIEWVVLRFASPMHRLLGEGGTVFLTRIAGMLLAAISVQLIIAGAVSVWPGAA; encoded by the coding sequence GTGGCCGTCTTTGATGTCACGATCTTCTTGTCCACCTTCATGACCCTGTTCGTTATCGCCGACCCGCTAGGTAACCTCCCGGTTTTCATCGCGCTCACCGCGCGTAATACCAATAAGGAACGCAATCGCGCGGCCTGGCAGTCGGTCCTCACCTCCGCGATTGTGCTAGCGATTTTCGCGGTTTTCGGTAAATACATTCTGGATTTGCTGGGTATTACCACCGCCGCCATGCAGATTTCGGGCGGTATTTTGCTGTTGCTCGTCGCCCTCCAGCTCATGCAGGACGAATCCAATCCGCAAGAAGAAGAGGCGAAAGCTTCCTCGGTGAATATCGCCCTGGTTCCCATGGGTATTCCGCTGCTGGCCGGCCCCGGCGCGATCGTCGCCATCATGATTAAGGTCGAGGAATCCGGCGATACCCTGGGCGGCATCCTCGCGATTATCGCGGCCTTTATCCTGCTGCACATTATTGAATGGGTGGTATTGCGTTTCGCTTCGCCCATGCACCGGCTCCTCGGCGAAGGCGGCACGGTGTTCCTCACCCGCATCGCCGGGATGCTGCTGGCCGCGATTTCGGTGCAGCTCATTATTGCCGGCGCAGTTTCCGTGTGGCCGGGCGCCGCGTAG
- a CDS encoding PHP domain-containing protein, giving the protein MAIDTHTHSTASDSTVTPRQLVEEAKSIGLTGIALTDHDTVAGWEEAAAAAASCAVVLIRGMELSTKWEGITCHILGYLFDPHDGAIQEHIASTRASRLTRTRAIVDKLSADVPITWDDVVAHTPPGATVGRPHIADALVAAGVVPTRSAAFTHYLSVHGPYYVSHYAPQACEAIRMVTAAGGKAVLAHPVAPARNKVVPERAFEEMAAAGLFGVELHHPENDPALVPGLERIAARLQLRGFGASDYHGRGKTNRLGQYTTSPDIIAELVDGTALPVLG; this is encoded by the coding sequence ATGGCCATCGATACCCACACTCATTCCACCGCCTCCGATTCCACGGTCACTCCGCGCCAGCTCGTGGAGGAAGCCAAGAGTATCGGCCTGACCGGAATTGCGCTCACCGACCACGATACGGTGGCCGGATGGGAGGAGGCCGCCGCTGCGGCGGCCTCCTGCGCCGTCGTACTTATCCGTGGCATGGAGTTGTCCACGAAGTGGGAAGGGATCACTTGCCATATCCTCGGGTATCTTTTCGATCCGCATGACGGTGCGATTCAGGAGCATATTGCGAGCACGCGGGCGTCGCGGCTCACCCGCACCCGGGCCATTGTGGACAAGCTCAGCGCGGACGTGCCTATCACCTGGGATGATGTTGTGGCTCATACGCCTCCGGGGGCGACTGTCGGGCGGCCCCATATTGCCGATGCCCTGGTGGCGGCCGGCGTGGTTCCCACCCGGAGCGCGGCTTTTACCCACTATCTTTCCGTGCACGGCCCCTACTATGTGTCCCATTACGCGCCGCAGGCTTGCGAGGCAATCCGGATGGTCACGGCGGCGGGTGGGAAAGCGGTGCTGGCCCACCCGGTGGCACCCGCCCGCAATAAAGTGGTGCCCGAGCGCGCCTTTGAGGAAATGGCCGCGGCCGGGCTGTTCGGCGTGGAGCTGCACCACCCGGAAAACGATCCGGCGCTGGTACCGGGCCTGGAACGCATCGCCGCGCGTTTGCAGCTGCGCGGTTTCGGAGCGAGTGATTATCACGGGCGCGGAAAAACGAATCGGCTCGGGCAGTACACCACGAGCCCGGATATTATCGCCGAACTGGTCGACGGTACCGCGTTGCCTGTGCTAGGTTAA
- a CDS encoding aminopeptidase P family protein, with the protein MDGMTTKGQHDQDTAQQNLRARGNNRSQQPSNLEFREFMGSDWGPRPEPAPRTEVADYLPARHAALSALFPGERLVIPAGETKVRANDTDYRFRAHSAFSHMTGLGGEQEPGAVLVFNPREEGGHDVTLYFYPRASRSSEEFYSDPAHGEFWVGARPSLEEVSRATGLSTDSLDNLPDALAKDLGEGQVSIRVLAEASEQITAQVHDLRAAAGLSQDSAQDVELAQALSELRLIKDDFEVREMRKAVEATYSGFDEIIRNLPRAVAHHRGERVVEGAFFARAREEGNGLGYDTIAASGNHANTLHWMTNDGEVREGDLILVDAGVELDSLYTADITRTLPVNGTFTEEQAEVYNAVLEAAERALEVASTPGVKFKDVHAAAMEVIAAYLEKWGMLPGTAAQSLAPEGQYHRRWMPHGTSHHLGLDVHDCAAARRDMYLDAELKPGMVFTIEPGLYFREDDLKVPERFRGIGVRIEDDILITENGAERLSEDIPRTIADIEEWFTRVQR; encoded by the coding sequence ATGGACGGTATGACTACCAAGGGACAGCACGATCAGGATACTGCGCAGCAAAATTTGCGCGCCCGCGGAAATAACCGTTCTCAGCAGCCCAGTAACCTCGAGTTTCGGGAGTTCATGGGCTCGGATTGGGGGCCCCGGCCCGAACCGGCACCGCGCACGGAAGTGGCAGATTATTTGCCGGCCCGCCACGCCGCCCTTTCCGCGCTTTTCCCGGGTGAACGGCTGGTTATCCCGGCTGGCGAAACAAAGGTGCGCGCTAATGACACTGATTACCGCTTCCGCGCCCACTCCGCTTTCTCGCATATGACCGGCCTGGGCGGGGAACAAGAACCCGGCGCGGTCCTTGTTTTCAATCCGCGCGAAGAAGGCGGACATGATGTCACCCTCTACTTCTACCCGCGCGCCTCGCGTTCCTCGGAAGAGTTTTATTCGGATCCGGCCCACGGGGAATTCTGGGTGGGGGCGCGTCCCTCCCTGGAAGAAGTCAGCCGCGCCACCGGTTTGTCCACCGATTCCCTGGATAATCTCCCCGATGCCCTCGCGAAGGATCTCGGGGAAGGCCAGGTGAGCATCCGGGTGCTCGCCGAAGCATCGGAGCAGATCACCGCACAGGTACATGACTTGCGTGCCGCGGCCGGGCTTTCGCAGGATTCGGCCCAAGATGTGGAGCTGGCCCAGGCCCTCTCCGAACTCCGCCTCATTAAAGATGATTTTGAAGTGCGGGAAATGCGTAAAGCGGTGGAAGCCACCTATTCCGGTTTCGATGAGATTATTCGCAACCTGCCGCGCGCGGTTGCCCACCATCGCGGGGAACGCGTGGTGGAAGGGGCTTTCTTCGCCCGTGCCCGCGAAGAAGGCAACGGCCTGGGATATGACACCATCGCCGCTTCCGGCAACCACGCCAATACTCTCCATTGGATGACGAATGATGGCGAAGTGCGCGAAGGTGACCTCATCCTCGTGGATGCCGGGGTGGAACTCGATTCTCTTTACACCGCGGATATCACTCGCACCCTCCCGGTCAACGGCACCTTCACGGAAGAACAGGCGGAGGTCTATAACGCCGTGCTGGAAGCTGCTGAGCGCGCCCTGGAAGTGGCCAGCACCCCCGGCGTGAAATTCAAGGATGTGCACGCCGCCGCCATGGAAGTTATTGCCGCGTACCTGGAAAAGTGGGGTATGCTCCCGGGCACTGCCGCCCAGTCCCTGGCCCCCGAAGGCCAGTATCACCGGCGCTGGATGCCGCACGGCACCTCCCATCACCTCGGCTTGGATGTGCATGATTGCGCGGCCGCCCGCCGGGATATGTACCTGGATGCGGAATTGAAACCGGGGATGGTCTTCACCATCGAACCGGGCCTGTACTTCCGCGAAGATGACCTCAAGGTTCCCGAACGTTTCCGCGGAATCGGGGTGCGCATCGAGGACGATATCCTCATCACGGAAAACGGCGCTGAGCGCCTCTCGGAAGATATACCGCGGACCATCGCTGATATCGAAGAATGGTTCACGCGGGTGCAGCGCTAA
- a CDS encoding magnesium transporter MgtE N-terminal domain-containing protein, translating into MKTSQNSRVFIGRLAGTPVYDPIGDQVGTVHDVVVVFRVKGVPSAVGLTIDVVGRRRVFLPITRVTSIANGQVIITGVLNMRRFQQRSSETLVMAQLIDREVVVRETGTRMSVVDAAIEPLRGREWGLTQVYVRGIGTNSRHSEILKVSEVAGLSTASHTQGAASIVSQLVDLKPWDIAEILRDLPEERMQSVARELTDEKLADVLEELGDEDRVTVLAGLDVERAGDVLDVMQPDDAADLMADLPSETAAILLDSMSEGEAQDVRRLLTYDERTAGGLMTPNPVILGPDDTVAQALAAASRPDIPPALAAVAFVCRPPLETPTGRYLGAVHIQRALREPPTTMLGSILDRNTEGVDPEAPIGSVTRELATYNLTAVPVVDQGLLLGAVSVDDVLDHLLPEDWRDMDDSWEGADSEGADSEEAPSDSNASTPTASEIPATPGTPAASTTNEVNRG; encoded by the coding sequence ATGAAAACCTCGCAAAATTCTCGCGTTTTTATTGGGCGGCTGGCCGGTACCCCCGTCTACGATCCCATTGGCGACCAGGTGGGTACCGTCCATGATGTCGTCGTGGTGTTCCGTGTCAAAGGGGTACCGTCCGCGGTCGGGCTCACCATTGATGTGGTGGGGCGGCGGCGGGTCTTCCTGCCCATTACCCGCGTCACCTCCATCGCGAACGGCCAGGTCATCATTACGGGTGTGCTCAATATGCGGCGCTTCCAGCAGCGCAGTTCGGAAACACTCGTCATGGCCCAGCTCATTGACCGCGAAGTGGTGGTGCGGGAAACCGGCACCCGCATGAGCGTCGTGGACGCGGCCATTGAGCCGCTGCGCGGGCGCGAATGGGGCCTCACCCAGGTGTATGTGCGCGGAATCGGCACGAATTCCCGCCATTCGGAAATCCTCAAGGTGAGCGAAGTGGCCGGCCTATCCACCGCGAGCCACACCCAGGGAGCCGCTTCAATCGTCTCCCAGCTGGTGGATCTCAAGCCGTGGGACATTGCGGAAATTTTGCGTGATTTACCCGAGGAACGTATGCAATCGGTCGCCCGGGAGCTCACAGACGAAAAGCTCGCGGACGTCCTGGAAGAACTAGGTGATGAGGACCGCGTCACGGTGCTGGCCGGCTTGGATGTGGAACGTGCCGGTGACGTTCTGGACGTCATGCAGCCCGACGACGCGGCCGACCTCATGGCCGATCTGCCTTCTGAAACAGCCGCGATCCTCCTCGACTCCATGAGTGAAGGCGAAGCGCAGGATGTGCGCCGCCTCCTCACCTATGATGAGCGCACCGCCGGTGGTCTCATGACCCCTAACCCGGTCATCCTCGGCCCGGATGACACGGTGGCCCAGGCTCTGGCCGCAGCCTCCCGCCCGGATATTCCTCCGGCGCTGGCCGCGGTAGCTTTTGTGTGCCGCCCGCCTTTGGAAACTCCCACGGGGCGGTATCTGGGTGCGGTACATATCCAGCGGGCACTGCGCGAACCTCCGACCACGATGTTGGGTTCCATTCTGGATCGCAATACCGAAGGTGTGGATCCGGAAGCGCCCATCGGTTCAGTCACCCGCGAATTAGCCACCTATAACCTCACCGCGGTTCCGGTTGTGGACCAGGGGCTCCTCCTCGGGGCGGTCTCCGTTGATGACGTGCTCGACCACCTCCTCCCCGAGGACTGGCGTGATATGGACGATTCCTGGGAGGGTGCGGAT